A window of the Pseudomonas furukawaii genome harbors these coding sequences:
- a CDS encoding HAD family hydrolase: MSLAQYRHWVFDMDGTLTLAVHDFDAIRVALDIPPEDDILHHLAALPEAEAAAKHAWLLEHERELARNARPAPGAIELVRDLHGRGCRLGILTRNAHELALLTLSAIGLDGCFATEDILGRGEAPPKPHPGGLLHLAERWQVTPRELVMVGDYRFDLDCGRAAGAGTVLVNLPENPWPELTDWFVRDCGELLGIVRSRDGAPNADPGALSR; the protein is encoded by the coding sequence ATGAGCCTGGCGCAGTATCGCCACTGGGTGTTCGACATGGACGGCACCCTCACCCTCGCGGTCCATGATTTCGACGCCATCCGCGTGGCCCTGGACATTCCCCCGGAGGACGACATCCTCCATCACCTGGCGGCGCTTCCCGAGGCCGAGGCCGCGGCCAAGCACGCCTGGTTGCTGGAACACGAGCGCGAGCTGGCCCGCAACGCCCGACCCGCGCCCGGCGCCATCGAGCTGGTGCGCGACCTGCATGGGCGCGGCTGCCGACTGGGCATCCTCACCCGCAACGCCCACGAGCTGGCCCTGCTGACCCTCTCGGCCATCGGCCTCGACGGCTGTTTCGCCACCGAGGACATCCTCGGCCGTGGCGAAGCCCCGCCCAAACCCCATCCCGGCGGCCTGCTGCATCTGGCCGAGCGCTGGCAGGTCACGCCCCGCGAACTGGTGATGGTGGGCGACTACCGCTTCGACCTCGACTGCGGCCGCGCGGCGGGCGCCGGCACCGTGCTGGTGAACCTGCCGGAGAATCCCTGGCCGGAGCTGACGGACTGGTTCGTGCGGGATTGTGGGGAGTTGCTGGGCATCGTCCGGAGCCGTGATGGTGCGCCGAACGCTGATCCTGGCGCCCTCTCCCGCTAG
- a CDS encoding PAS domain-containing protein gives MPAQIDLKELHWLLDIVQCLDVGVVVLDRQCRIEVWNSFMENHSGLGPDQVHGRELFEVFPEIDRGWFRRKLDIALQLGTRAFSLWEQRPYLMRFENYRPITGEEDFMYQNITLLPLAAASGEAERVCLLVEDMTEVARLKRQLAEAGRVPPAP, from the coding sequence ATGCCGGCACAGATCGACCTCAAGGAACTCCACTGGCTGCTGGACATCGTCCAGTGCCTGGATGTGGGCGTGGTGGTGCTGGACCGCCAGTGCCGTATCGAGGTGTGGAACAGTTTCATGGAGAACCACTCGGGCCTGGGACCCGACCAGGTCCATGGCCGCGAACTCTTCGAGGTGTTCCCGGAGATTGACCGCGGCTGGTTCCGGCGCAAGCTCGACATCGCGCTGCAACTGGGCACCCGTGCCTTCAGCCTGTGGGAACAGCGCCCTTACCTGATGCGCTTCGAGAACTACCGCCCCATCACCGGCGAAGAGGACTTCATGTACCAGAACATCACCCTGCTGCCGCTGGCCGCCGCCAGCGGCGAGGCCGAGCGGGTGTGCCTGCTGGTGGAGGACATGACCGAGGTGGCGCGGCTGAAGCGGCAGCTGGCCGAGGCCGGCCGGGTACCTCCAGCACCCTAG
- a CDS encoding GNAT family N-acetyltransferase, with product MPCLDLETPRLRLRTWRDDDLAAFAALNADPEVMRHFPGCLGRDESDALAARIRQHIEDHGFGQWVVEDRADGAFVGVLCLQNVNFDAPFTPAVEIGWRFLPRYWGQGLACEAARAALAFAFERLPLAEVVAFTVPANLPSQALMERLGMQRDGDGDFEHPRLPEGHALRPHRLYRLGRAQWEALQ from the coding sequence ATGCCCTGCCTCGACCTGGAAACCCCACGCCTGCGCCTGCGCACCTGGCGCGACGACGACCTGGCGGCCTTCGCCGCGCTGAATGCCGACCCGGAGGTGATGCGCCACTTCCCTGGTTGCCTCGGTCGCGATGAGAGCGATGCCCTGGCTGCGCGCATCCGTCAGCACATCGAGGACCACGGATTCGGCCAGTGGGTCGTGGAGGACCGGGCCGATGGCGCCTTCGTCGGGGTGCTGTGCCTGCAGAACGTCAACTTCGACGCCCCCTTCACCCCGGCGGTGGAAATCGGCTGGCGTTTCCTGCCCCGCTACTGGGGCCAGGGGCTGGCCTGCGAGGCGGCCCGCGCCGCCCTGGCCTTCGCCTTCGAGCGCTTGCCCCTGGCGGAAGTGGTGGCCTTCACCGTGCCGGCCAACCTGCCGTCCCAGGCGCTGATGGAGCGGCTGGGCATGCAACGGGACGGTGACGGGGACTTCGAGCACCCGCGCCTGCCGGAAGGGCACGCCCTGCGCCCGCATCGGCTCTACCGCCTTGGCCGGGCCCAGTGGGAGGCCCTGCAGTGA
- a CDS encoding PhzF family phenazine biosynthesis protein: protein MEYWQVDVFAERVLAGNGLAVFPDSRGLSAAAMQELTRELRQFESIFLTPLDSPDAFTARVFTVEEELPFAGHPILGAAALLHHLHARAEEASWRLELPEKQVRIDTRRDGAGFYAEMDQGVAAFGQVLDTARANAFAAAFGSEPDPRHPAQVVSTGLPYLLLPVTARGLAEARQRESLDAALAAIGAAFVFLMDVDAREGRTWDPLGVVEDIATGSAAGPVAAWRVARGLEAPEERFALTQGRFLGRPSRLDVRVDADGHVRVGGGVQLLAQARLLPPPESLG from the coding sequence ATGGAATACTGGCAAGTCGACGTCTTCGCCGAACGGGTCCTGGCCGGCAATGGCCTGGCCGTCTTTCCCGACAGCCGCGGCCTCTCCGCCGCGGCCATGCAGGAGCTGACCCGCGAACTGAGGCAGTTCGAATCCATCTTCCTCACCCCCCTGGACAGCCCCGACGCCTTCACGGCCCGCGTGTTCACCGTGGAGGAGGAACTGCCCTTCGCCGGCCACCCGATCCTCGGCGCCGCCGCCCTGCTCCACCACCTCCACGCCAGGGCCGAGGAAGCCAGCTGGCGCCTGGAGCTGCCGGAGAAGCAGGTGCGTATCGACACCCGCCGCGACGGCGCCGGCTTCTACGCCGAGATGGACCAGGGCGTGGCGGCGTTCGGTCAGGTGCTGGACACCGCCCGGGCCAACGCCTTCGCCGCCGCCTTCGGCAGCGAGCCTGACCCCCGCCATCCGGCCCAGGTGGTCAGCACCGGCCTGCCCTACCTGCTGCTGCCGGTGACCGCCCGGGGCCTGGCCGAGGCCCGCCAGCGGGAGTCCCTGGACGCCGCCCTCGCCGCCATCGGTGCCGCCTTCGTCTTCCTCATGGACGTGGACGCCCGGGAGGGCCGCACCTGGGACCCGCTGGGCGTGGTGGAAGATATCGCCACCGGCAGCGCCGCCGGTCCGGTTGCGGCCTGGCGCGTGGCACGTGGCCTGGAGGCGCCGGAAGAGCGCTTCGCCCTGACCCAGGGGCGCTTCCTCGGCCGCCCCAGCCGCCTGGATGTCCGGGTCGACGCCGACGGCCATGTGCGGGTGGGTGGCGGTGTCCAGTTGCTGGCCCAGGCACGCCTGCTGCCGCCCCCGGAGAGCCTCGGCTGA
- a CDS encoding histone deacetylase family protein translates to MFLPLVYHDDYSPPFPAEHRFPMEKFRLLYRHLLDSGLTTDARLHRPDICPPEVLALAHCPDYIRRFAEGELSREEQRRLGLPWSPPLARRTVRAVGGSLRAAELALEHGLACHLAGGTHHAHYDHAAGFCIFNDLAVVSRYLLETGRVQRVLIFDCDVHQGDGTARILADTPDAITVSLHCEKNFPARKAESDWDIPLPMGLGDAEYLQVVEDALNYLLPLYQPDLVLYDAGVDVHKDDALGYLQLTDAGVAARDETVMRHCLGRDIPVVGLIGGGYDKDRAALARRHGILHHSAGRVWKDLGL, encoded by the coding sequence ATGTTCCTGCCGCTGGTCTACCACGACGACTACAGCCCGCCTTTCCCGGCGGAGCACCGCTTCCCCATGGAGAAGTTCCGCCTGCTCTACCGGCATCTCCTGGACAGCGGCCTGACCACCGACGCGCGCCTGCACCGGCCGGATATCTGCCCGCCCGAAGTCCTGGCCCTGGCCCATTGCCCGGACTACATCCGGCGCTTCGCCGAAGGCGAGCTCAGCCGCGAGGAACAACGCCGCCTCGGCCTGCCCTGGAGTCCGCCCCTGGCCCGCCGCACCGTGCGCGCGGTGGGCGGCTCGCTGCGAGCGGCGGAGCTGGCGCTGGAACACGGCCTGGCCTGCCACCTGGCCGGCGGCACCCACCACGCCCATTACGACCATGCGGCGGGCTTCTGCATCTTCAACGACCTGGCGGTGGTCAGCCGCTACCTGCTGGAGACCGGCCGGGTCCAGCGGGTGCTGATCTTCGACTGCGACGTCCACCAGGGCGACGGCACCGCGCGCATCCTGGCCGATACGCCCGATGCCATCACCGTCTCCCTGCATTGCGAGAAGAACTTCCCAGCGCGCAAGGCCGAAAGCGACTGGGACATCCCGCTGCCCATGGGCCTGGGCGATGCCGAATACCTGCAGGTGGTGGAGGACGCGCTGAACTACCTGCTGCCGCTCTACCAGCCGGACCTGGTCCTCTACGACGCCGGCGTGGACGTGCACAAGGACGACGCCCTGGGCTACCTGCAGCTCACCGATGCCGGCGTGGCGGCCCGCGACGAGACGGTGATGCGCCATTGCCTGGGGCGGGACATCCCGGTGGTGGGGTTGATAGGCGGTGGCTACGACAAGGACCGCGCGGCCCTGGCCCGGCGACACGGCATCCTCCATCACAGCGCCGGACGGGTGTGGAAGGACTTGGGCCTGTAG
- a CDS encoding endonuclease domain-containing protein yields MNLKRYARELRSNMTDAERHLWYHLRGHRLHGLKFKRQKPIGRYIVDFVCIEHRLVIELDGGQHLEQPERDFERDEWLVAQGFRVLRFWNHDVLGETDTVLEVIWRAVFTPG; encoded by the coding sequence GTGAACCTGAAACGCTATGCGCGTGAATTGCGCAGCAACATGACCGACGCCGAGCGCCATCTTTGGTATCACCTGCGAGGGCACAGGCTCCACGGTTTGAAGTTCAAGCGGCAGAAGCCCATTGGGCGCTACATCGTCGACTTCGTCTGCATCGAGCATCGCTTGGTCATCGAGTTGGACGGCGGCCAGCATCTTGAACAGCCGGAAAGGGACTTCGAGCGTGATGAGTGGCTGGTCGCGCAGGGCTTCAGGGTGTTGCGCTTCTGGAACCATGACGTGCTGGGCGAGACGGACACAGTGCTTGAGGTGATCTGGCGTGCGGTGTTCACGCCGGGTTGA
- a CDS encoding SagB/ThcOx family dehydrogenase, translating to MSDLVRAYHALSKHRPDRFAPGPGQLDWATQPAPFRRYAGARALELWHRPLEETPAYDAVFAGPVGRPAALDRASLSQLLYDSLAISAWKEAGGSRWALRVNPSSGNLHPTEAYLLLPAGVVEEGASLAHYAPDIHSLEIRAELPSPLAAQLTDALPPGGFLLGLASIPWREAWKYGERAYRYCQHDLGHALAALAIAAAALGWQLRVLEGVAETTLDGLLGLDREGFVEREFGDLLLWIGPPQAREFPLAPALLDGISALELAGVPNRLSREQRHWPELERVHGHCRTPRRPLADWVAPAAPEVLDNPGLPLRPLLHRRRSAQSMDGRSGIQAELLLAWLRRLMPEQSPVPFASLGGTQVDLLLFVHRVQGLAPGLYWLARGAAADAELREGLRTDFLWERVSGSLPLYRLLEGDARGLAGFLSCGQDIAADGCVALAMLARFDDALERGAWAYPQLYRECGAIGQVLYLEAEAAGLSGTGIGCYFDDSVHELLEIADSRWQSLYHFTLGRAQWDERLTTLPAYPDLRRPPRP from the coding sequence GTGAGCGACCTCGTGCGCGCCTACCACGCACTCAGCAAGCACCGGCCGGACCGTTTCGCGCCCGGCCCCGGCCAGCTGGACTGGGCCACCCAGCCGGCGCCCTTCCGCCGCTACGCCGGGGCCCGCGCGCTGGAGCTCTGGCATCGCCCGCTGGAGGAGACGCCCGCCTACGACGCGGTGTTCGCGGGGCCGGTGGGCCGTCCGGCGGCGCTGGACCGCGCCAGCCTGTCGCAACTGCTCTACGACAGCCTGGCGATTTCCGCCTGGAAGGAGGCCGGCGGCAGTCGCTGGGCGCTGCGGGTCAACCCGTCCTCCGGCAACCTGCATCCCACCGAGGCCTACCTGCTGCTGCCCGCCGGGGTCGTGGAGGAGGGCGCCTCGCTGGCCCACTACGCGCCGGATATCCACAGCCTCGAAATCCGCGCCGAGCTGCCGTCGCCCCTGGCCGCGCAACTGACGGACGCCCTGCCACCGGGCGGTTTCCTCCTGGGCCTGGCCAGCATTCCCTGGCGCGAGGCCTGGAAGTACGGCGAACGCGCCTACCGCTACTGCCAGCACGACCTGGGCCACGCCTTGGCGGCGCTGGCCATCGCCGCCGCGGCCCTGGGTTGGCAGCTGCGGGTGCTGGAGGGCGTCGCGGAGACGACGCTGGACGGGCTGCTGGGGCTGGACCGGGAAGGCTTCGTCGAGCGCGAGTTCGGCGATCTGCTGCTGTGGATAGGTCCGCCCCAGGCGCGGGAGTTCCCCCTCGCCCCGGCACTTTTGGACGGCATCTCTGCGCTGGAGCTGGCGGGCGTGCCCAATCGGCTGTCCCGGGAGCAACGCCACTGGCCGGAACTGGAGCGCGTCCACGGCCACTGTCGAACCCCGCGCCGGCCCCTGGCCGACTGGGTGGCCCCAGCGGCCCCCGAGGTGCTGGACAACCCCGGCCTGCCCCTGCGACCGCTGCTGCACCGGCGGCGCAGCGCCCAGTCCATGGACGGCCGCAGCGGCATCCAGGCGGAGTTGCTGCTGGCCTGGCTGCGACGCCTGATGCCGGAGCAGTCGCCGGTGCCTTTCGCCAGCCTGGGGGGCACGCAGGTGGACCTGCTGCTGTTCGTCCACCGCGTCCAGGGCCTGGCCCCCGGCCTCTACTGGCTGGCCCGTGGCGCGGCGGCCGACGCCGAGCTGCGCGAGGGCCTGCGGACGGATTTTCTCTGGGAGCGGGTGAGCGGGTCGCTGCCGCTCTATCGCCTGCTGGAGGGCGACGCCCGGGGCCTGGCGGGCTTTCTTTCCTGCGGCCAGGACATCGCCGCCGACGGCTGCGTCGCCCTGGCCATGCTGGCCCGCTTCGACGACGCCCTGGAGCGGGGCGCCTGGGCCTACCCGCAGCTCTACCGGGAGTGCGGGGCGATCGGCCAGGTGCTCTACCTGGAAGCGGAAGCGGCGGGTCTCTCGGGCACCGGTATCGGCTGCTATTTCGACGATTCGGTTCATGAACTGCTGGAAATTGCCGACAGCCGCTGGCAAAGCCTTTACCATTTCACCCTCGGACGGGCGCAGTGGGATGAGCGCCTGACCACGTTGCCAGCCTATCCTGATCTACGAAGACCGCCCCGGCCATGA
- the ypfJ gene encoding KPN_02809 family neutral zinc metallopeptidase, with protein MRWQRARRSENVEDAGGTGGRGMRLGGGKGLGLGGIAIVVVVALLMGEDPLQILGEITQQGASIHPQQQSAMPTGTPEEREFVSAILGDTEDTWRAIFQAAGRQYDDPKLVLFNGGVQSACGFASSAVGPFYCPGDRKLYLDLDFFEEMASRFKAAGDFAQAYVIAHEVGHHVQTLLGVSAKVNAARQRGEPVEGADGLLVRQELQADCLAGVWAYHAQQRLNWLEPGDLEEALNAANAIGDDRLQRQSQGQVVPDSFTHGTSAQRVRWFKVGFEKGQVGRCDTFSAGRL; from the coding sequence ATGCGCTGGCAACGGGCCCGTCGCAGCGAGAACGTGGAAGACGCCGGAGGCACGGGCGGACGCGGCATGCGCCTGGGCGGCGGCAAGGGCCTCGGCCTTGGCGGCATCGCCATCGTGGTGGTGGTGGCCCTGCTGATGGGCGAGGACCCGCTGCAGATCCTCGGCGAAATCACCCAGCAAGGCGCGTCCATCCATCCCCAGCAACAATCGGCCATGCCCACCGGGACGCCGGAGGAACGGGAGTTCGTCAGCGCCATCCTCGGCGATACCGAAGACACCTGGCGCGCCATCTTCCAGGCCGCCGGCCGCCAGTACGACGACCCGAAGCTGGTGCTCTTCAATGGCGGCGTGCAGTCGGCCTGCGGCTTCGCCTCCTCGGCGGTGGGCCCCTTCTACTGCCCGGGCGACCGCAAGCTGTACCTGGACCTGGACTTCTTCGAGGAAATGGCCAGCCGCTTCAAGGCCGCGGGCGACTTCGCCCAGGCCTACGTGATCGCCCATGAAGTGGGCCACCACGTGCAGACCCTGCTGGGCGTCTCCGCCAAGGTCAACGCCGCCCGCCAGCGCGGCGAACCGGTGGAAGGCGCCGATGGTCTGCTGGTGCGCCAGGAGCTCCAGGCCGACTGCCTCGCCGGCGTCTGGGCCTACCACGCCCAGCAACGCCTGAACTGGCTGGAACCCGGCGACCTGGAGGAAGCCCTGAACGCCGCCAACGCCATCGGCGACGACCGCCTGCAACGCCAGTCCCAGGGCCAGGTGGTACCCGACTCCTTCACCCACGGCACTTCGGCCCAGCGCGTGCGCTGGTTCAAGGTGGGGTTCGAGAAGGGTCAGGTGGGGCGCTGCGATACCTTTTCGGCGGGGCGGCTGTAG
- a CDS encoding response regulator, producing the protein MIPLLVCDDSTMARKQLIRALPAEWPVRITQASHGEEALDAIRQGLGRVVLLDLTMPVMDGYQVLAQLRAEGLTAQVVVVSGDVQDEAQRRVRELGALAFLRKPADPEELRATLLGLGLLAPVPAGVPATPGPLPELKVNFRDALREVSNVAMGRAAALLARVLGVFVRLPIPNVSLFEVSELQMALADAQRGERLSAVCQGFIGEGIAGEALLLFHDTESAEVARLMDVTPRGDTDQAEMLLDLAGILIGACLAGFAEQLDIRFSQSHPRLLGQHSSVERLLNLNTRRWHKTLAVEISYEIEDRELHFDLLLLFTESSVARLTQKIHYLMD; encoded by the coding sequence GTGATACCCCTTCTCGTCTGCGACGACTCGACGATGGCGCGCAAGCAGCTGATCCGCGCCCTGCCGGCCGAATGGCCCGTGCGTATCACCCAGGCCAGCCACGGCGAGGAAGCCCTCGACGCCATTCGCCAGGGCCTGGGGCGGGTGGTCCTGCTGGACCTGACCATGCCGGTGATGGATGGCTACCAGGTGCTGGCGCAGCTTCGTGCCGAAGGCCTGACGGCCCAGGTGGTGGTGGTTTCCGGCGATGTCCAGGACGAGGCCCAGCGCCGGGTCCGCGAACTCGGCGCCCTGGCCTTCCTCCGCAAGCCGGCCGATCCGGAGGAGCTGCGGGCCACCCTGCTCGGCCTCGGGCTGCTGGCACCCGTCCCGGCCGGCGTCCCTGCCACGCCAGGTCCCTTGCCCGAACTGAAGGTCAACTTCCGCGACGCCCTGCGCGAGGTGAGCAACGTCGCCATGGGCCGCGCCGCGGCGCTGCTGGCCCGGGTGCTGGGGGTGTTCGTGCGCCTGCCGATTCCCAACGTGAGCCTGTTCGAGGTGAGCGAACTGCAGATGGCCCTGGCCGACGCCCAGCGCGGCGAGCGCTTGTCCGCCGTATGCCAGGGCTTCATCGGCGAGGGCATCGCCGGCGAGGCGCTGCTGCTCTTCCATGACACCGAGAGCGCCGAGGTGGCGCGCCTGATGGATGTCACGCCCCGGGGCGACACCGACCAGGCGGAGATGCTCCTGGACCTGGCCGGCATCCTCATCGGCGCCTGCCTGGCCGGTTTCGCCGAGCAACTGGATATCCGCTTCTCCCAGAGCCATCCCCGGCTGCTGGGGCAGCACAGCTCTGTCGAGCGCCTGCTCAACCTGAACACCCGCCGCTGGCACAAGACCCTGGCGGTGGAGATCAGCTACGAGATCGAGGACCGGGAGCTGCATTTCGACCTGCTGCTGCTCTTCACCGAGAGCTCGGTGGCGCGCCTGACCCAGAAGATCCACTACCTGATGGACTGA
- a CDS encoding DUF4345 domain-containing protein, which translates to MLFTRILLGLQALILALFGLAYFIRPEQMASLSGMLLMDPAAVTDVRAYYGCLQLGIAAFLVLAQLRLHLARAALDLLVLVYIALALGRVSGLWLDGSLGQTFNLYALLFEVVSAGLAFAALRKLDGG; encoded by the coding sequence ATGCTCTTCACCCGCATCCTGCTGGGCCTGCAGGCCCTGATCCTGGCCCTGTTCGGCCTGGCCTACTTCATCCGTCCGGAGCAGATGGCGAGCCTCAGTGGGATGCTGCTGATGGACCCGGCCGCGGTCACCGACGTGCGCGCCTACTACGGCTGCCTGCAACTGGGGATCGCCGCCTTCCTGGTGCTGGCGCAACTGCGCCTGCACCTGGCCCGCGCGGCCCTGGACCTGCTGGTGCTGGTCTACATCGCCCTGGCCCTGGGGCGGGTCAGCGGGCTCTGGCTGGACGGCAGCCTGGGGCAGACCTTCAACCTCTACGCGCTGCTGTTCGAGGTGGTGTCCGCCGGGTTGGCCTTTGCCGCCCTGCGCAAGCTGGACGGCGGCTAG
- a CDS encoding TIGR03862 family flavoprotein yields MNDSSPFVAVIGGGPAGLMAAEVLAQGGARVALYDAMPSVGRKFLLAGVGGMNITHSEPKAPFLGRYGARRDALATLLEDFDADALRAWIHGLGIDTFVGTSGRVFPTDMKAAPLLRAWLKRLKDQGVTLHTRNRWLGWDESGALRIAGPEGETRVKADACVLALGGGSWARLGSDGAWVPLLEARGVAIAPLQPANCGFEVDAWSPLLKEKFAGAPIKPVAMGLEGEPLRQGEFVLTAGGIEGSLVYALSSAIRERINASGRATLHLDLQPGQSLEKITRALSRPRGSRSMAKHLHSQLGLDGARAGLLRELSAKDDFLDPARLAAAIKRLPLTLVRPRPLDEAISSAGGVTFEALDAGLMLQALPGVFCAGEMLDWEAPTGGYLLTACFASGRVAGRGALDWLAAHRG; encoded by the coding sequence ATGAATGACTCCTCCCCTTTCGTCGCCGTGATCGGCGGCGGTCCCGCCGGCCTGATGGCCGCCGAAGTCCTGGCCCAGGGCGGCGCGCGGGTGGCCCTGTATGACGCCATGCCCTCGGTGGGGCGCAAGTTCCTGCTGGCCGGCGTGGGCGGCATGAACATCACCCACTCGGAGCCCAAGGCTCCCTTCCTGGGCCGCTACGGGGCGCGCCGGGATGCGCTGGCGACGCTGCTGGAGGACTTCGACGCCGACGCGCTGCGGGCCTGGATCCATGGGCTGGGCATCGACACCTTCGTCGGCACCTCCGGACGGGTCTTCCCCACCGACATGAAGGCCGCGCCCCTGTTGCGGGCCTGGCTGAAACGCCTGAAGGACCAGGGCGTCACCCTCCACACCCGGAACCGCTGGCTGGGTTGGGACGAAAGCGGCGCCCTGCGCATCGCCGGGCCCGAGGGTGAAACCCGGGTCAAGGCCGACGCCTGCGTGCTGGCGCTCGGCGGCGGCAGCTGGGCGCGCCTGGGCTCCGACGGCGCCTGGGTGCCCCTGCTGGAAGCCCGTGGCGTGGCCATCGCCCCGCTGCAGCCGGCCAACTGCGGCTTCGAAGTGGATGCCTGGAGCCCGCTGCTCAAGGAGAAGTTCGCCGGTGCGCCGATCAAGCCCGTGGCCATGGGCCTCGAGGGCGAGCCCCTGCGCCAGGGCGAGTTCGTCCTCACCGCCGGTGGCATCGAGGGCAGCCTGGTCTACGCCCTGTCCTCCGCCATCCGCGAACGCATCAACGCCAGCGGGCGCGCCACCCTGCACCTTGACCTGCAGCCGGGCCAGAGCCTGGAAAAGATCACCCGCGCCCTGTCGCGGCCCCGGGGGTCCCGCTCCATGGCCAAGCACCTGCACAGCCAGCTGGGCCTGGATGGCGCCCGCGCCGGCCTGCTGCGGGAGCTCTCGGCGAAGGACGACTTCCTCGATCCCGCCCGCCTGGCGGCGGCGATCAAGCGCCTGCCCCTGACCCTCGTCCGCCCGCGCCCCCTGGACGAGGCCATCAGCTCCGCCGGCGGCGTGACCTTCGAGGCCCTGGATGCCGGGTTGATGCTCCAGGCGCTGCCCGGCGTGTTCTGCGCCGGCGAGATGCTGGACTGGGAAGCGCCCACGGGCGGCTACCTGCTCACCGCCTGCTTCGCCAGCGGCCGGGTCGCCGGCCGGGGCGCGCTGGACTGGCTGGCCGCGCACCGCGGCTGA
- the tesB gene encoding acyl-CoA thioesterase II, with amino-acid sequence MTQVLDELVALLSLESIEENLFRGVSQDLGFRQLFGGQVLGQSLSAASQTVESARHVHSLHGYFLRPGDASLPVVYSVERVRDGGSFSTRRVTAIQKGQQIFTCSASFQQDEGGFEHQLAMPEVPGPENLPSELELARQSAHLLSERVRDKFLCAKPIEIRPVTLENPFDPRPGEPVKYVWFRADGSLPDIPAIHKYILAYASDFGLLTTSMLPHGVSVWQKFMQVASLDHALWFHRDLRADDWLLYAMDSPWAGNSRGFSRGSIFNRAGQLVASVAQEGLTRLREDWK; translated from the coding sequence ATGACCCAGGTCCTCGACGAACTGGTCGCCTTGCTGAGCCTTGAATCCATCGAAGAGAACCTGTTCCGGGGCGTCAGCCAGGACCTCGGCTTCCGCCAGCTATTCGGCGGCCAGGTGCTCGGCCAGTCCCTGTCGGCGGCCAGCCAGACGGTGGAATCCGCGCGCCACGTGCATTCCCTCCACGGCTACTTCCTGCGCCCGGGGGACGCCAGCCTGCCGGTGGTCTACTCCGTCGAGCGCGTGCGGGACGGTGGCAGCTTCAGTACTCGCCGGGTCACCGCGATCCAGAAGGGCCAGCAGATCTTCACCTGCAGCGCCTCCTTCCAGCAGGACGAAGGCGGCTTCGAGCACCAGCTCGCCATGCCCGAGGTGCCGGGGCCGGAAAACCTGCCCAGCGAACTGGAGCTGGCGCGCCAGAGCGCCCATCTGCTGTCGGAGCGGGTGCGGGACAAGTTCCTCTGCGCCAAGCCCATCGAGATCCGCCCGGTGACCCTGGAGAACCCCTTCGACCCGCGTCCCGGCGAGCCGGTCAAGTACGTCTGGTTCCGCGCCGACGGCAGCCTCCCGGACATCCCCGCGATCCACAAGTACATCCTTGCCTACGCCTCGGACTTCGGCCTGCTGACCACCTCGATGCTGCCCCACGGCGTCTCGGTGTGGCAGAAGTTCATGCAGGTGGCCAGCCTCGACCACGCGCTCTGGTTCCACCGCGACCTGCGGGCGGACGACTGGCTGCTCTACGCCATGGACAGCCCCTGGGCCGGCAATTCCCGTGGATTCTCCCGGGGCAGCATCTTCAACCGCGCCGGCCAGCTGGTGGCCTCGGTGGCCCAGGAGGGCCTGACCCGGCTGCGCGAGGACTGGAAGTAA
- a CDS encoding DUF411 domain-containing protein, whose protein sequence is MRSLLLLTTLLAGLAQAAEPVTMDVYRDPNCGCCKAWISHLRDNGIQVRDHVEPDMAAVKTRLGVPHSLGSCHTGVVDGKFVEGHVPASDVLRLRERPDLLGAAVPGMPVGSPGMEMGDRVDAYQVIGVARDGRESVLSEYPAR, encoded by the coding sequence ATGCGTTCCCTGCTACTGCTCACCACCCTGCTCGCCGGCCTCGCCCAGGCCGCCGAGCCCGTCACCATGGACGTCTACCGCGACCCCAACTGCGGCTGCTGCAAGGCCTGGATCAGCCACCTGCGGGACAACGGCATCCAGGTGCGTGACCATGTCGAACCCGACATGGCCGCGGTCAAGACCCGCCTCGGCGTCCCCCACAGCCTGGGTTCCTGCCACACCGGCGTGGTGGACGGAAAGTTCGTCGAGGGCCATGTGCCTGCCAGCGACGTACTCAGGCTGCGGGAGCGTCCCGACCTCCTGGGTGCCGCCGTTCCCGGGATGCCGGTGGGCTCCCCCGGCATGGAGATGGGCGACCGGGTGGACGCCTACCAGGTGATCGGCGTGGCGCGGGATGGACGGGAGTCCGTGCTGAGCGAGTATCCTGCGCGCTGA